The DNA window GTGGCAAACTTTATTTCTCAGCTATGCGTTTAAGTTCCACACACGAGATCCTATGTTTATGTACTTATCCCCACCAAAAGACGGAACAACGAACCCACAGAAAACAGTTGCGAGGAACACACTACGATTCAGTGATTATGACATGCCGAACCCTTTCGATTCATTTGCAATGCCATTTTATGATTTCGAATCTTCCGCCTCTTAGATTATTTAAGTCGTTGAGAAACTAGCTTAACATACGAGTATCTATATTAAATGTATCATGCGAACCCGATAAGAACGAACGTTCGCGACATACCTATACCCACATATCTAGTTAGCTCTATTAACTACGACTAACATCTGGAACTCCACCAACATCAAGCAATTGTAAAACCGAAACCGTATTTATTCTAACCAACCATTAACCATTCTAGAGAAccatttcaatattataagatataaCTAATTTGTGctctttttcttttcttttttctgctCTTCTCTTTTTTTCGAAACTGAAAACCGatgataatataaaaattcccaaccaaaaaaacacaaaacacacgaACTCTTTTGATTTCCTGAATTGGTTTCCGTTTGCATCCTGCCATatccaaaataaaacaaactatGTCTGACCACACAACAAAACTCTCATGCCCAATATAGTTACTGGACACCCTCCCGGTGTGCCAAGATTTTAATAGATCTATGTGCAGTCGGTTAAATTGTAGATTCGTTCATTTAACTGAAGGTAAGTGCATGTGCCTAAGTTCCTCCTTCCTCAGTTCACCCTTCTTTCTATATATGCGTTCCCTCCTTTCCTTTCGTTTCTAAATCTATACCTAAACGCTTTTAGTGCTACCTTCTCCTAGACACTGTTGAGATGATTTCCGATTTATCCTGAGTTGTAGTTAGGAAGACACCGAGAGTTGTTCTATTTAGTTTTGATGAATTGGCTGCCGATTGATTTAACTTAAAATGGTTGACTGTTTCGTGATGATTTTCCGTTTACTTTTAGTTTTGGCTTTCCGTCAAGATAATTACACACACAAAAGTACACAAAAGTATGAAATATTGTAAAGAACAAACGTATTCGAGAGGTTCTGTTCTGTTCCCCGGGCAGCTAAATCTGAAGCCAAGCTTCACCACTCACTTTCATAAGAACTCATGTAAAATTGTGTGAAAGTCAGCTGCCGCAGTAAAGATCACTCAGTTGTTaccgaaacaaaaaataccgaaCAGATAAATTTTGGAAGAGCTTTCACTGTTTTCTACTGCCAAACCGACCTACTGCCCGCCGCCAACTAAGCCATACTAACGCTCCCATCTCTCTTTCTATTCCTGCCTCCCCTGCTCCGACACGACCTCCAGATGACAAGGTCGAGGTGATTGATCAACGAGTTGCTGTCTGCCGCGATCACGCCAATAGCCAGTGCCGTCGCAAGCAGTGTAAATACTACCACATACCGATTGTCCTGCCGCCGGCCAACATCATGGCGGCCATGATCACCAGTCCCAGTGATCCGCAGCCGGCCGTCCCGGTGGCCACAACAACAGCCAGCCAGGCGGCGGCCGCCACTCCCGTCTACAACGGCGCCAGCAACCTGATCATCATCgagccgcagcagcaacatccgcagcagcagcagcagcagcaacaacagccgcagcagcaacagttcaGCTaccacagcaacagcagcaataaCAACTACTACCACAGCAACGCCAGCAAGCAGGCCAGCACCAtataccagcagcagcagcaacatgcgcagcagcaacacgcgcagcagcaacacctgcagcagcagcaacagcagccccACATCACCTACCACTGCAGCTCGCCCTACTCCCCCTCGTCGgcctcctcgtcgtcctcctgCTCGATAGCCACCTCGCCCACCCTCTCCTCGGCCACCACGCTGTCCACCACCTCGACGGCCACGATGCCCACTCCGCAGCAGCAGTACCAGCAGGGTCCGGCGGCCACGGCGACTTTCCTGAAGGCCCCCGCCTACTACACCGACGCCACGCCCACCTTGGTGCTGAGCAGCGACTACAACTCCAACTGCATCCCCATCCAGGCCACGCCCTTCATCTCGCTGCAGGCCGCCCCGCAGCAGCATCTGCTGAAGTACACCACCCAGGCGGCCCCGCCGCAGGGCCAGCAGCACGCCTACGTGGGGCACCACCACTACCAGACGCAGATGGGCCAGGTGGTGGCCACCACCGTGGCTGCCATTCCGGCCACCACGATCACAGTGGCGCCGGCCACAGTGGCGTCCCCCTCGACCTGCATCTAGAAGAAGGGGTTCAGCCAGGGGCTTCTGCCAGGGCGGGCAGCTCTGTTCGTTTTCCCAGAAACGTATGTTAAGTCATAGGGGTGGGTTTCCTCCGCAACCTCCAGAGATTTGAAAACAATAGTTATGGTATAGTGGTTTTCATAATTGAATGTCAAACAGACAAAAGTCTTAAGAAATTGTGGGCACATTTCGACAGAGAAATGAAGACATTGCTTAAGGgccccaaaagtatgcaatatgATTTACATTTTACCTCCTTATCACTCTAATTAACGTTTTCAAATCTCCAGAGATTCGGAAAACCCACTTTATAGGGTTTTAATTATCACAGTTTGTCACCCACTTTATCCATTGGAATACTCGCTTTTGTCAACTCCACTTCACCTAGATACTTATATTGCATACTCCTCACAACCTAAGCAACACAATACGTATACCAATCATGAATACTCCCAAAGCGATGCTCCCAGATACATCGGAGAAAATCAAAAGCAAGCAGAACTTGTCTGAGAAAGGTCTAAGCTAGTAAGAAAACTTCAAACAATCACATTCTACGAAACACAAACATTGAGACACAAAGCAGTAGTGGAAGTTTTTGACGAAAATTAAAGGTTGATATGaactatttacaaaaataagaaCCGAAAGTACTATTTGGGGGAGGAGGAAGGTAACTCTACAGAACTTTTTCGTACGTATAGCAAGACTTTAACGTGTAAGCATCCCATTTACACATCAAGTGACACGCATTAGAGGGAAAGTATTGAGTGACGACTCTACAATATTACGAAACCAAAATGGAAGAAAGCAAAAATAAGAGTGTTGTTAAAtgcaaaaagaaacaaaataaattagcaattaaaaattgaacttaATATTACAAGAGGAGGAAATCGATGGAGAGCGCAGttgcattaaaattagttacaaactattttaaattctAGTGTTCCATATTTCAATGCaagtaaaaatacaaataaagtgAATAAAGGTACATAAAGTGGATAAACATTTAGTGAGGAGTGTTAATATTAGCTAAGGTTAAGCCTGACAAACCGTTCTCCATGGCAAATAgtcaaaattaatcaaaaaccGAATCTACATAGGCCATAGATAAACAGCAAGAACAACTAATAATAAACacttaacaataacaataataatatcgATAACGATAACGAAAACGATGGGGATGAAGATGAAAAAGTACAGTCACGTCCTATTTTTGCAACAACGATTTACTACAAGCGAGAGGAAAACGATACGGAGATTTTATTAAGCAGAAAGCAGAgatcagatacagatacagaaaaCAGAGAACCGAAACCATAAtccttttttacattttataataacgATCGAGATAAATCAGCAGAAATCAGCTACAGCAAgagaaatcatattttttatatacaaaaaagaaGCATCAAAAAGAACACTGATAAACAAAATCGGGATGAGGCAAACAACAGAAATTTAATCAAATCTTAAGGAATAAGCATTTTTGCAACCACAAACCAAGAGGGAGACTTTTTTAAAGTGTATAATTAACAACTCGTTTAGCTGAATTCTCTAGTAAATGAAAGTAATAACGAGACACACAGCTCACACAAAATTCGAAATTGAACCGTACTATATCTTCCTATGCGAACGATCTGTAAGcactatatatgtatatagagACACACCCCCTATATGCGACATTGCGAATCCAACTTATTTCCGATTCACTGTTCGTTTACAGTTTGTCGCTGTTGTAATGAGATTTGTGACTTGGTTTTTACACACTCAAGATCGTATTTGGAACACTCACAGAATAACAATTACAATAAATTGAAGAAGAAACTACTTATTATATACAGAAGCATACGTATATAcactatatgtatatatactaCATATATTTATGTCTGTACacgtataaatatatacattaacACAAATATattgattatatatatatatttactaatGGCaactaaaattgaaatgtgatcttttaaagaaacaaaagtaaaagtaaaagtgaaagaagaaaaataataatttaaagagGCAGACAGAATTGGATGAAGGTAAAATGGAACTGCAGTGAAGCGATAGTAGGCCATTGCAGCAGGATAGTTAAACGTAATATTAATTGGTTCCATCTCGAGGCAGCGTAAGAATATCTCCATTCAATAACGATAACACCAGTAATACTCGACATCTAGCTAATAATTGTTCAACAATAACAGATTTATCTACATATACATTTAAGGGCTGGCTATAATATACGGAAATTTGTTTTCTCATCTACTATCACTACTCTCCATCCACCTGGGTTCCTCTTTCTTAACACTCAGATGCCACTCCAGCACCTTACCTAACCTTAACCACTCGTAGTACTCGACTCCAGCTCTTCGCTCTCTTCGAAGCCTCCGCAAATCTTACTCGACCACACAGGAAGTCGTATCTTTCCCGTACTCCAAATAAGAATGCCTAATAAGTTTCCGTCCATTATAATCAGACCTTAAATCTATGTGCAACGACAGCGAGAGGCATGGAACAGTTGCAAACGAAGAAGTAAATTAACTAAGCAAAGTAAACGTaaaagataaattataaacACACATACTCGTAGATTCTCAACTAAACTCGTCGACATTTTAACAGTTACTaacattattataataacGACAAATGAGTAATACAATAAGCTGCAAatggcaaaaacaaacaatgaagttttgtgtaaaaataaatgttcttaAAAGAAAAGATTTAAAAGGGGAAAAACGAAACCAATAAGTGGAAACGAGAAATCCTAGTTACTAAGCAACTAACTACAAACGTATAGACACTATAGAAGAATCATTGTACCATATAAGGGATTTCAGCGGAATTCTGTTCTACTCGACATCTCCTCTAGGCGTGTAGACTGGCATGAAGTTGACATGGCCGCGCATGTAGAATAGCACGAGTTTGTAAACTAGAAACGAAACTTTTATTTGCCTTAACATCAAACCAATATATACACCATATACATTGATTTCG is part of the Drosophila biarmipes strain raj3 chromosome 2R, RU_DBia_V1.1, whole genome shotgun sequence genome and encodes:
- the LOC108022350 gene encoding muscleblind-like protein 2 isoform X20; the encoded protein is MANVVNMNSLLNGKDSRWLQLEVCREFQRNKCSRQDTECKFAHPPANVEVQNGKVTACYDSIKGRCNRDKPPCKYFHPPQHLKDQLLINGRNHLALKNALMQQMGIAPGQPVISGQVPAVATNPYLTGIPANSYSPYYTTGHLVPALLGPDPSAVASQLGPVVPQTVQVAQQKIPRSDRLEQFSGMVPFKRPAAEKSGIPVYQPGATAYQQLMQPYVPVSYDKVEVIDQRVAVCRDHANSQCRRKQCKYYHIPIVLPPANIMAAMITSPSDPQPAVPVATTTASQAAAATPVYNGASNLIIIEPQQQHPQQQQQQQQQPQQQQFSYHSNSSNNNYYHSNASKQASTIYQQQQQHAQQQHAQQQHLQQQQQQPHITYHCSSPYSPSSASSSSSCSIATSPTLSSATTLSTTSTATMPTPQQQYQQGPAATATFLKAPAYYTDATPTLVLSSDYNSNCIPIQATPFISLQAAPQQHLLKYTTQAAPPQGQQHAYVGHHHYQTQMGQVVATTVAAIPATTITVAPATVASPSTCI
- the LOC108022350 gene encoding muscleblind-like protein 2 isoform X19 → MANVVNMNSLLNGKDSRWLQLEVCREFQRNKCSRQDTECKFAHPPANVEVQNGKVTACYDSIKGRCNRDKPPCKYFHPPQHLKDQLLINGRNHLALKNALMQQMGIAPGQPVISGQVPAVATNPYLTGIPANSYSPYYTTGHLVPALLGPDPSAVASQLGPVVPQTVQVAQQKIPRSDRLEQFSGMVPFKRPAAEKSGIPVYQPGATAYQQLMQPYVPVSSNPKIPLNASCVIYTDASGQLLDTLPVCQDFNRSMCSRLNCRFVHLTEDDKVEVIDQRVAVCRDHANSQCRRKQCKYYHIPIVLPPANIMAAMITSPSDPQPAVPVATTTASQAAAATPVYNGASNLIIIEPQQQHPQQQQQQQQQPQQQQFSYHSNSSNNNYYHSNASKQASTIYQQQQQHAQQQHAQQQHLQQQQQQPHITYHCSSPYSPSSASSSSSCSIATSPTLSSATTLSTTSTATMPTPQQQYQQGPAATATFLKAPAYYTDATPTLVLSSDYNSNCIPIQATPFISLQAAPQQHLLKYTTQAAPPQGQQHAYVGHHHYQTQMGQVVATTVAAIPATTITVAPATVASPSTCI
- the LOC108022350 gene encoding uncharacterized protein LOC108022350 isoform X18; translation: MANVVNMNSLLNGKDSRWLQLEVCREFQRNKCSRQDTECKFAHPPANVEVQNGKVTACYDSIKGRCNRDKPPCKYFHPPQHLKDQLLINGRNHLALKNALMQQMGIAPGQPVISGQVPAVATNPYLTGIPANSYSPYYTTGHLVPALLGPDPSAVASQLGPVVPQTVQVAQQKIPRSDRLETSPLTAHHHQQQQQLQHQLNNITNNNHSTAGAAATSTTATTTTNNAAAAAAAAAAAAAAAAVMGHHPLEVGKKRAADTTDMFPLQFSGMVPFKRPAAEKSGIPVYQPGATAYQQLMQPYVPVSSNPKIPLNASCVIYTDASGQLLDTLPVCQDFNRSMCSRLNCRFVHLTEDDKVEVIDQRVAVCRDHANSQCRRKQCKYYHIPIVLPPANIMAAMITSPSDPQPAVPVATTTASQAAAATPVYNGASNLIIIEPQQQHPQQQQQQQQQPQQQQFSYHSNSSNNNYYHSNASKQASTIYQQQQQHAQQQHAQQQHLQQQQQQPHITYHCSSPYSPSSASSSSSCSIATSPTLSSATTLSTTSTATMPTPQQQYQQGPAATATFLKAPAYYTDATPTLVLSSDYNSNCIPIQATPFISLQAAPQQHLLKYTTQAAPPQGQQHAYVGHHHYQTQMGQVVATTVAAIPATTITVAPATVASPSTCI